TCGAGCCCCTCCGCGTCCCGCGGCGCCGGACTCACCAGCACCGCCGCCCGGGTCACTCGCTCCGGCAGCAGCGCCGCGCAGGCCAGCGCGTGCGGCCCGCCGCCGGACCGCCCCACCACCGCGAACCGGCCCAGTCCCAGCTCGTCCGCGATCGCCGCCACGTCCTCCGCCGCCGCCGCCACCCGCCGCCCCGGCAACCGCGCGGAGTCCCCGTACCCCGGCCGGTCGAAGGAGACCAGCCGCACCCGCATCAGCGACAGCACCTTGCCGCGCGGCGCCGGACCGACCCGGCTGCCCGGCGTGCCGTGCAGCAGGAAGACCGGCCTCCCGCCGGGATCCCCCGAGGTATCGACCGCCAGCAGCCGCCCGCCCGCCGCCTCGACCATGCGTGTCGCCAAGCCGACCTCCAGGTCAGTTCGGGATGTCCAGGCTGCGCACCTCGCGCCGCGCCTGCCAGGTCGTGTGCTCCCGGGAGATCGCGTCCTCGGAGTCCCGCGCCAGCCGGGCCCAGATCTCCTCCGCGTCCTCCGAGCTCAGGTCCAGCCGGGCCAGCTGGACCTCCACCTTCGCCAGCTCCGCCGCCGCCAGCGTGTACGCCGCCGCCTGCGGCCGGTACTGCCGCAGCTGCGCCCAGGCCGTCACCGAGGCCGCCACCGCGGACACCGCGCCCAGCGCGTCGAAGGAGAACACCCCGAGCGCCCGCAGCACCGCCAGCAGCAGCCCCGCCAGCGGCAGCACGATCGCCAGCCGCCCGGCCCGGCGCGAGGCGTTCCGGCAGTACAGCGCCTTGGTCTGGTACCAGTCCCGCTGCGTCCGCACCCGCTCCCGGACGTACACCTCGCGGCGCACCGACAGCGGCTCCGCGCGCAGCTGCTCCATCCGCTCGGTGATCTGCGGGTGCCGGGCCGGCGCCCGCCAGCCGGACAGCTCGGCCGACATCTCGGCCATCCCCGGGATCACCTGCGCGGTGTCGAACTCGCCGAGCAGCCCGTCGAGCTGCATGCCGTAGAGCCGCTCCGCGTCGGGGAGCTTGCGCGGCGGCGGCTGGTACGAGTCGGCCCGCACGGCGTACTTCCACACCAGGGTCTTGACCGACTCGGCCACCGCCCGGCCGTCGTACCAGAGCCGCTGCGGGTTCTGCCAGGCCACCATGGCGGCCATGAACAGGGCGCCCAGGTACGCGACGGCGGCCCCCCAGGCCCAGGCCGCGCCGTCCGCCGAGCCGGTCACCGCGGCGATCACCAGCAGCAGCAGCTCCCAGCGGGAGAGGGTCACCGCCCGGTACTGGCCCTGTAACGAGGCCGAGTCGGCCGCCCAGAACAGCCGCGGCAGCAGGTCCTGCTCCCTGACCCAGCCGATCGAACGCCCGACCCCGCCCGCCCCAGCAGCCATGCCGACCCCCGTCGCCGCCGAACCCACGTCCGAACCAGCCTTCCCCGCAAGGGAGATGGCCAATCGTGGACGGACGGTCCAGGTGTGCTACCAGGAGTAGTAGATCCGGTCGGCGTTGTCGGCCATCGCCTTGGCGTTCCACTCGGTGCCGCCGTCCACGTTCCCCGAGCGGAACAGCGGCGGGGTGACGCCCCGGTCGGCCAGCTTGCCGATCGCCGAGGCCACCACCGCCTGCATCAGCGCGCTGGTGACGATCGTGGACACCGACCCGAACGGCGCCCCCGCCCCCGGGTGGGACAGCTCGCCGTCGCCCACCGCGATCCCGCTGTCCAGGACGAGGTCGCAGTTGTCCTTCAGGTACGTCCCGGAGGGGTGGTTGGCCGAGACCTCGCCCGGATACGCCAGCGAGGTCACCCCGACCACCGTCATCCCGCGGGACCGGGCGTGCCGGGCCAGCTCCACCGGCATCACCTGGCGGCCGGAGAGCGAGATCAGGAAGAGCAGGTCGCCCGCCCGGGCCGGCGTGAGGTCGAGGGTCGCGGTGGCCAGCCCGGAGACCCGCTCCAGGGCGCTGCCCAGCGGGGCGGGCATCACGTTGACCCCGGTCATGCCCGGCACGTTCAGCAGGTTGATCACCACCAGGCCGCCGGCCCGGTACACCACGTCCTGCGCGGCCAGCGAGGAGTGGCCGGCACCGAAGACGAAGATCCGCCGATCGCCCTCCACCGCCTCGGCCAGCAGCTCGGCGGCGGTGTCGATGGTCGCCGCCTCCTCGCCGCGGATCCGTTCCAGGTGGGCCACGGCGGCGTCCAGGTACTGTCCGACCAGGTCGGTCATCGGTTCTCCGTCAGGGGCGGGGCGGCCTGGTGGTCCAGACCGCGCATGGAGAAAGCTACGGGCTGCACCGTGCTGCCTGGGGCGGTCCGCTGTCAACAGGGACGAAAAGAGGCGGGCATACCCGTCCGGCGGCCTCGGTTGTCAGTGCGGTACGTCAGAATTGGCGGTGAGGGACACCGAAGAACGGAGCCAGGGGCGATGTCTGGGCTGATCGACACCACGGAGATGTACCTCCGCACCATTCTGGAGCTGGAGGAAGAGGGCATCACCCCGATGCGCGCCCGGATCGCCGAGCGGCTGGAGCAGAGCGGCCCGACCGTCAGCCAGACGGTCGGCCGGATGGAGCGGGACGGCCTGCTCCAGGTCGCCGAGGACCGGCACCTGGAGCTCACCGCGGAGGGCCGCAAGCTGGCCGTCCGAGTGATGCGCAAGCACCGCATCGCGGAGTGCCTCCTGGTCGACGTGATCGGCCTGGAGTGGGAGCAGGTCCACGAGGAGGCCTGTCGCTGGGAGCACGTGATGAGCGAGACGGTCGAGCGCAAGGTCCTCGCGATGCTCGGCCACCCCACCCAGTCCCCGTACGGCAACCCGATCCCGGGCCTGGACGAGCTGGGCGACGCCAAGGCCGAGGGCGAGGGCTTCGACGCGGGCCTGGTCACCCTGGACACGGTGGCCTCCGGTGGCGACGGCGCCGACGTGGTGGTCCGCCGGATCGGCGAGCCCATCCAGACCGACGGCGACCTGATGCGCACCCTCCGCCGGGCCGGCGTCCGCCCGGGGGCGACCATCAAGGTCTCCGTCGGCGCCGGCGGCGTCCTGGTGGGCAGCGGCGACAGCGCCGCAGAGCTGGGCAAGGACATCGCCGCACACGTCTTCGTCGCCCAGCCGTAGGGGCACCGACCGGCCGTAGAACCATCGCTCCGCCGGAGGGACGTCGCCGACGTCGCTCCGGCAACAGGGCGTTCCCGGCACGGGGCCCGACCGCGGGACACCGGACGAGGGCCCGCCGCCTCTCCGAGCGGCGGGCCCTCGAGGGCCCCCTCCGTCCTCCCCGTCCCCTCCGCCGTGCCACCTGCCGCCCCGAGCAGGCAGGTGACACGGCCCCCTCCGTTTCCCCCCGGCTCCCCCGCCGGCCCCTCCTCACCTCACCGCCCGTTCGGCTTCCCCGTCCGAACCCCTCCCGGCGGCCCCCCGCGCTGCGATCCCCTCCGGCCCCCGGTACCCCGGACGCCTCCGTCCCGGCCTCGCCTCCTCACCCGCTCCGATCCGTCCCCACGGAGGAAATCCTCCCCTCGGCAGATCGCCCCAATCCTTGAGCCCTGTCACCCGTAAGAGCGGCTTTCAGCTGCGACGACCGGGTACACCGATCTCTTATCCGGACATGCGTCTGACGGACCCCGCCCCCGGTGGGGGACAAGGCCCGTCAGATGCGCGCGGGGTGCCGCGCGGTGCGCGCCCTCACCTGTTGGGAGTAGAGCGGCAGAATGGTGACCCCCGTTCAGCGGACGCCCGCGGGCTGGGCCCTGGGCACCCGGGGGGCGGGGGCGTCCCGTCCGCAGGCGTAGGCGAGCGGGTTGATCAGCTCGGCGGCGTCCGGCAGCCAGCGGTTGAGGGCGGACGGCGGCCGGGCCCACTGGGCGAAGCTGTACGGGCCGACCCGGGAGGGCGGCGCCACGATCCAGTCACCCTCCCCACGGGCCGTCAGATCGAGCCGCCCGGCCGCCCAGCCGAGCTTGCGCAGCATCTCCGGCAGCTTCGCCGGCACCCCCGGCAGCACCAGGAAGTGCAGCCGACGCCCGGCCTGCCCCGGAGCCCCCGGGGCGGCCACCACCGGACCGAGCTGGAGGCCCATCCGCTCCATCCGCGCCAGGGCCAGACAGCCCGCCACCTCAGGCACGTCCAGGACGTCGAAGGAGCGTCCGGTGGGCAGCAGGACCGACGCCTCCGGGTTCTCCGTCCACCAGCGGCGCACCACGCCCGGGCCGGCGCTGGCCTTGCGCCGCCAGTCCTCGCCGGCCGGGTGTGCGCCGGGGAGGACGCAGCGCGGCTCACCGCACGAGCAGCGGGCCGGGCCGTCGCCGTCGACCAGCCAGGTGCCGGGGACGACCTCCCAGTGGCGGTCCTCGGCGTAACTGACGGCTTCGATGAGGAGCGGGCTCAGGACCTGCTCGGGGGCTCCGGGGGTGTCTTCCACGTGCTGCACAACTACCGCCGCCGAGTGGGGTTACGGCCGAAGGGGGGCCGGTCGGCGGCCGGTCGGTCCTGTCACCCGCACGAGTGAACCGGGATGGAGCACGCCGCTGTGAGCTGGGGCGGTAACGGGCGCAATGGGGGCGCACAGGGGCATTCAGCAGGGCGCGTGGGGAGTGGATCCGTCACGGTGGGTATTCCGCTTGATGTTGCCGGCTGCGGGCCGGGGGCCACTCTCCCCTGCCTCCCGGTGACAGGCAAGAGTGAGCAGCAGATCGTCGCCTCCCGGCCGGGACCGGGGTGGCGTGGGGAGGCGAAGCCCATGGCCGCGAGACCACTCGTCGCACGAGAGCCCAACGAGCGTTTGCAGCAGCTGATCCAGGAGGCGAGCTGCTCGAACGCGGGCCTCGCCCGCCGGGTCAATCTCTGCGGCGCCGAGCACGGGCTGGACCTGCGCTACGACAAGACCTCCGTCGCCCGCTGGCTACGCGGCCAGCAACCGCGCGGACAGGCACCCGCCGTGATCGCCGAGGCACTGGGCCGCAAGCTCGGGCGCGGCATCACGGTGGACGAGATCGGCATGGCCGACGGCAAGAACCTCAGCTCCGCCGTGGGGCTCCAGTTCGCGCCGAGCCTCGGCGCCGCGCTGGAGCAGATCTGCGAGCTGTGGCGCAGCGACGTCGGCCGCCGCGACTTCCTGGCCGGCGCCACCGTCGCCGCCTCCGCGCTGGTCGAGCCCAGCCGGGACTGGCTGATCACCCCGCCCGATCCGGTGGTCGCCCGGGCCGGCGGCACCCGGGTCGGGATGGCCGACGTGGCCGCGATCCGCGCCACCACCCAGATGCTGGTCGACCTCGACCACCGCTTCGGCAGCGGCCACGTCCGCCCGGTGGTGGTCCACTACCTCAACAGCGTGGTCTCCGGCTTCCTCGGCGGCACGTACCGGGAGGAGACCGGCCGTCAGCTCTTCGGCGCGGTCGCCCGGCTCACCGAACTCGCCGGCTACATGGCCGTCGACACCGGCCAGCCCGGCCTTGCCCAGCGCTACTACATCCAGGCCCTGCGGCTCGCCCAGGCCGCCGACGACCGCGGCTACGGCGGCTACGTCCTCGCCGCCTCCATGAGCCACCTCGCCGCCACCCTCGGCAACCCCCGCGAGATCGCCCAACTCGCCCGCGCCGCCCAGGAGGGCACCCGCGCGGTGGCCACCCCGACCGCGATGGCCATGTTCTACGCCGCCGAGGCCCGCGGCCACGCCCTGCTCGGTGACGCCGTCTCCTGCGAGGCGGTGGCCGACAAGGCCCTCGCCGCCATGGAGCGCCGCAACCCCGCCGACGACCCGGACTGGATCGTCCACTTCGACGACGCCTACCTGGCCGACGAGTTGGCGCACTGCCACCGCGACCTCCAGCAGGGCGAGAAGGCCGAGCGGTACGCCCGTACCGCGCTGGAGCTCCACCCCGCCCACCGGGTCCGCCGGCGCGCGGTCGACCTGGTGCTGCTCGCCACCGCCCAGCTCCAGCAGCGCGACCTGGAACGCGCCTGCGAGACCGGCACCGAGGCGGTCCGGCTGCTCAGCGGGCTGCGCTCCAACCGGGGCGTCGAGTACCTGGACGACTTCCGCACCCGGCTGGAGCCGTTCCGCGGGCACCGGGCGGTCCGCGAGTTCCACGCCAGGATGGACGGGGAGGCCGCCTGAGATCCGTGCCCCTGCCCGCGTAGTCACCCGTGCCGGTCACCCGGTAGCGTGGCCCCGCAGTTGTGGTCCGCCGTCAACGAACGTGCGGGACAACCGAAAGGCCCGGGAGCCCGGGGCCGCGCACAGGTGAGGAAACGCGTTGAGCCAGCGCCGCTCGTATTCCAACTCGAACGACTTCAATCTGGACGACCTCTTCCGGCCGGAGCCCGCCCAGGCTCCGGCCCAGGCGCCCGGGCAGCCCGGCTACCCCGCCCAGCCCGTCCAGCCCGCGTTCACCGAGCAGCCGACCGCCTACCAGCCCCCCGTCGCCCAGCCCGGGCAGCCGCCCGTTCCGCAGCAGCCCGGGCAGAGCGGTGGGCCCGAGTACTGGGGTGCCCCGCCGCAGGCCGCGCCGCCCGTCGCGCCGATGGCCGCACCGGGCGGACCTGACCCCGCCTCCGAGACCCAGTACCTGCCGCCGTACCCCACCGGCGCCCCGTCGGCGGCCCCGGCCGCACCCCCGCAGGCCCCGTACGGCGCCCCGGCCCCGCAGCCGGGGTACGGCGCCGCGCCGCAGAGTTTCGGCGGTCAGGGCTTCCAGCCCGCGCCGCCACCGGCCTTCCCGGCCGCCGACCCGGGCTACCCGGCGGCCCCGCCCGCCCAGCCCGGGTACGCGCCGGCCGGCGCCGGGTACGGCGGGTACCCGGGGGAGCCCCACCCGGGCGGGGGGTCCGGCCGCCCCAACCAGAAGCTGATCATCGGCGGTGTCGCGGCCGGTGTCGTCGCGGCGGGCGTCCTGGTCGCCGTCCTGCTCAGCGGCGGCGACGACGAGAAGGGCCCCACCAAGGCCCCCGCCGCGCAGAGCTCCGCCGCCCCCGCCGACCCCACCGGCGCACCCTCGGGCGACGCGGCCGCCGAACTGAGCCCGGAGGCCAAGGCCCAGGCCCAGGCGCTCGCCGACCTCCTCTCCACCGCCAACGCCAGCCGGCAGTCCGTGGTGTCCGCAGTGACGGCCGTCGGCAAGTGCGACAAGCTGCCGGAGTCCCAGGCCCAGCTCACGGAGGCGGCCGGCCAGCGGACCGACCTGGTGAACAAGCTGGCCGGCCTCAAGCTCGACAAGCTGGACAACGGGCAGCAGCTGGCCGACGCGCTCAAGGCCGCGTGGCAGGCGTCCGCCACCGCCGACACCGAGTACGCCGCCTGGGCCGGCGACGCCATCGCCGACTGCAACGCCGCCAAGACCAACAACCCGCACAACAGGAACGGCAACACCGCCAGCGGCCAGGCCACCACCGCCAAGCGGCAGGCCGCCGGCCTCTGGAACCCCATCGCCACCAAGGCCAAGCTCCCCACCCACTCCGAACAGGACCTCTGACCCGCCCCCCCGCCGGCAGGCTCCTCGCACCCGGCGAGCACATCCGGGGCGCGGGGAACCTAGGCGCGGGCGCCGAACCCCGCCAGGGGCGCGGGGAACTGCGCGAGGTCGGGAGAGGCCGGGCCGCGGTCTCGGCAGGTGGGCCGGGCGGCACCTCGCAGGAGCTCATGACACCCGGTGAACCACTGAGGGGCGCGGGGAACGGCGCGAGGCGGGAGGGCGCGGCGTCGTACCTTCCGTTTCGCGCAGTTCCCCGCGCCCCTGATTCGCCCCGTTGCGTCAGGCCGGGGGCTTGCCGTTGCTGAGGACCCAGCGGACGTCGATGAAGCCCTTGCGCTGTTCGACCAGGCGGCCGCCCTGGACCTGCTGGAAGGTGACCGCGGTGTTCACCAGCCGCGGCGACTCGGCGCTGGGCAGCATGCTGGTGACCCCCCAGCTCAGCGGCGGGGTCGTCCCCCCGGTGTCGATCGGGTCCCCGCTGTCGAGGACGGCCCGCAGGGCCTTGCCGGTCACCGGGCGGTCCTTGCCGACGCGTTCCACCGCCTGCCGGAACACCTCGTACGCGACCCAGGTGGTCTGGACGCCGGGGTCCGCCACGTCGATCGCGGTGCCGCCGTCCCGGTTGCCGCGGACGGTGGCCCGCAGCGGGTCCCACACCTGCGAGGACTCGGCGGGGAACCAGCCGGTGGCGTAGGCGCCGCGGAGCGGTCCGGAGTCGCCGCCGGTGGAGTCCACCACGGACTGCTGGAAGCTGCCGATGACCGAGGCGAGCTGGGTGTTCCTGGCGGCCTGGCGGCGGTAGGGGTCGAGCAGGTTGGAGGTGGGCTCGGCGCCGAGCGCGCTGAGGACGCAGTTGCCGGGCTTGTCCTCGCCGATGGCCCGCTTGGCGATGGTGGTGTAGTCGTTGGACATCTCGGGCGCCTTGAGGTCGGTGACCTTGGTGCTGGTCTGCCGGACGGCGCTGCTGAGGTAGTTGGCGAGGGTGTCGCCGGCCCGGGTGTCCGGGCGGATGAGGGCGATCTGCCGGCACCCGGCCTCGACCAGCTGGCGTCCGCTGCCGGCGATCAGGGCGGGCATGCCGCCGGCCACGGGGTACGAGAGCGGGCTGCTGAACTCGGGGCCGGTGAGGCCGTACCCGCCGAGGTAGGGGATTCCGGCCACCTCCAGGGCGGGCATGAAGTTGCTGCCGTACTGGCTGAAGGAGCCGATCACGGCGACGGCCTTGGCGTCCACCGCCTGGCGGGCGCAGGCGGTGGCGCCGTCCGCGGTGTTGTGCTCGTTGCAGGTGAGCACCCGCAGCCTGCGGCCGGCGATGCCGCCCTTGGCGTTGATCTCGCGGCCGACGGCCTCGGCGAGGGCGGTCATGCCGGGCCGGTCGATGGCGCCGGTGCCGGCGGGGGACCAGGTCATCACGGTGAGCTCGCTGCTGCCGGTGGCGGCGTCCGCCGGCCCCCCGCAGGCGGCCAGGGAGCCGAGGAGGGGGAGCGCCGCGGCGACGAGGGCGGCGGTGCGTGGCCGGCGGCGTCCCCCGAGACCGGTCGGCCGATGGTGGACGGGTGATCCGTTCCGCTTCATCTGTCCTGTCCCTCCCGGAGGACGCGCGACGCGCAGGTCTGGCGTGATCCAGCCTTGACCCGGCCCCGCACGCCGAGAGGGCCGTTCGGCGAACGGCCGGCCAACGCACGAGGAACAGCCGGGGTTGACGCGTGTAGATCGTGAAGGAGCGGAGGACGTGCACGATCGCTTACGATCCCTTTCTGTGTCCGACAGCATGGATTCTCGGTATCGGTCCGCCCGAACCCCTTCTCGAACAGGCCACCGCTCCAGCACGATGGGCGGCATGCCCCTGAACGACCTGCCCTGGTGGCGCTGGCGCGCCCGGCTGCGCTCGGCGCTGCACATGCTGTCCGACCCCGCCTTCCAGCAGGAGACGTGGCTGGCCGGCCGGGACGGCTACGGCGACGTGACCGACGCCGTGTACCGCCTCGTCGAGGACACCTGGCTGGACCGCTGGTCCGCGGAGAAGTACGTCGGCACGATCTTCCGCGACCCGGCCGAGGCCGCGGCGGTCGACGCGGCGGTGCTCCGGGTGCTGCGGATCCTGCACGAGGTCGGCGCGGACGCCCCGGCCGGCCGGTACCTCGGGCACCCGGGCTGGCCGGAGGCGGTCCGGGCGGCCCGCGAGGCGCACGTCCGGCTGGCGGTGAACGACGGCGAGGACCCGGACACCGTGCCGCGCACCCTCGAAGTGCTGCGCATCCTCACCCAGGCGGCCTGAG
The window above is part of the Kitasatospora sp. HUAS MG31 genome. Proteins encoded here:
- a CDS encoding DUF4231 domain-containing protein; amino-acid sequence: MAAGAGGVGRSIGWVREQDLLPRLFWAADSASLQGQYRAVTLSRWELLLLVIAAVTGSADGAAWAWGAAVAYLGALFMAAMVAWQNPQRLWYDGRAVAESVKTLVWKYAVRADSYQPPPRKLPDAERLYGMQLDGLLGEFDTAQVIPGMAEMSAELSGWRAPARHPQITERMEQLRAEPLSVRREVYVRERVRTQRDWYQTKALYCRNASRRAGRLAIVLPLAGLLLAVLRALGVFSFDALGAVSAVAASVTAWAQLRQYRPQAAAYTLAAAELAKVEVQLARLDLSSEDAEEIWARLARDSEDAISREHTTWQARREVRSLDIPN
- a CDS encoding ABC transporter substrate-binding protein, whose amino-acid sequence is MKRNGSPVHHRPTGLGGRRRPRTAALVAAALPLLGSLAACGGPADAATGSSELTVMTWSPAGTGAIDRPGMTALAEAVGREINAKGGIAGRRLRVLTCNEHNTADGATACARQAVDAKAVAVIGSFSQYGSNFMPALEVAGIPYLGGYGLTGPEFSSPLSYPVAGGMPALIAGSGRQLVEAGCRQIALIRPDTRAGDTLANYLSSAVRQTSTKVTDLKAPEMSNDYTTIAKRAIGEDKPGNCVLSALGAEPTSNLLDPYRRQAARNTQLASVIGSFQQSVVDSTGGDSGPLRGAYATGWFPAESSQVWDPLRATVRGNRDGGTAIDVADPGVQTTWVAYEVFRQAVERVGKDRPVTGKALRAVLDSGDPIDTGGTTPPLSWGVTSMLPSAESPRLVNTAVTFQQVQGGRLVEQRKGFIDVRWVLSNGKPPA
- a CDS encoding SCO4402 family protein, translated to MDSRYRSARTPSRTGHRSSTMGGMPLNDLPWWRWRARLRSALHMLSDPAFQQETWLAGRDGYGDVTDAVYRLVEDTWLDRWSAEKYVGTIFRDPAEAAAVDAAVLRVLRILHEVGADAPAGRYLGHPGWPEAVRAAREAHVRLAVNDGEDPDTVPRTLEVLRILTQAA
- a CDS encoding metal-dependent transcriptional regulator; protein product: MSGLIDTTEMYLRTILELEEEGITPMRARIAERLEQSGPTVSQTVGRMERDGLLQVAEDRHLELTAEGRKLAVRVMRKHRIAECLLVDVIGLEWEQVHEEACRWEHVMSETVERKVLAMLGHPTQSPYGNPIPGLDELGDAKAEGEGFDAGLVTLDTVASGGDGADVVVRRIGEPIQTDGDLMRTLRRAGVRPGATIKVSVGAGGVLVGSGDSAAELGKDIAAHVFVAQP
- a CDS encoding bifunctional DNA primase/polymerase, with the translated sequence MQHVEDTPGAPEQVLSPLLIEAVSYAEDRHWEVVPGTWLVDGDGPARCSCGEPRCVLPGAHPAGEDWRRKASAGPGVVRRWWTENPEASVLLPTGRSFDVLDVPEVAGCLALARMERMGLQLGPVVAAPGAPGQAGRRLHFLVLPGVPAKLPEMLRKLGWAAGRLDLTARGEGDWIVAPPSRVGPYSFAQWARPPSALNRWLPDAAELINPLAYACGRDAPAPRVPRAQPAGVR
- a CDS encoding SIS domain-containing protein, whose amino-acid sequence is MTDLVGQYLDAAVAHLERIRGEEAATIDTAAELLAEAVEGDRRIFVFGAGHSSLAAQDVVYRAGGLVVINLLNVPGMTGVNVMPAPLGSALERVSGLATATLDLTPARAGDLLFLISLSGRQVMPVELARHARSRGMTVVGVTSLAYPGEVSANHPSGTYLKDNCDLVLDSGIAVGDGELSHPGAGAPFGSVSTIVTSALMQAVVASAIGKLADRGVTPPLFRSGNVDGGTEWNAKAMADNADRIYYSW
- a CDS encoding transcriptional regulator; its protein translation is MAARPLVAREPNERLQQLIQEASCSNAGLARRVNLCGAEHGLDLRYDKTSVARWLRGQQPRGQAPAVIAEALGRKLGRGITVDEIGMADGKNLSSAVGLQFAPSLGAALEQICELWRSDVGRRDFLAGATVAASALVEPSRDWLITPPDPVVARAGGTRVGMADVAAIRATTQMLVDLDHRFGSGHVRPVVVHYLNSVVSGFLGGTYREETGRQLFGAVARLTELAGYMAVDTGQPGLAQRYYIQALRLAQAADDRGYGGYVLAASMSHLAATLGNPREIAQLARAAQEGTRAVATPTAMAMFYAAEARGHALLGDAVSCEAVADKALAAMERRNPADDPDWIVHFDDAYLADELAHCHRDLQQGEKAERYARTALELHPAHRVRRRAVDLVLLATAQLQQRDLERACETGTEAVRLLSGLRSNRGVEYLDDFRTRLEPFRGHRAVREFHARMDGEAA